Within Caldalkalibacillus thermarum, the genomic segment CAACCGCCGCAATGAAGCCGCCTTGGAAATCACACTTGTAGGACCAGAGCTCCGTCTCTTAAACGATGTCGTGCTGGCCATTTGCGGAGCAGATTTGTCACCTTCCCTCGACGGCCACCAAGTTCCGCTGTGGAAATCCTTTTTGGCCAAGGCGGGGCAAACGCTCTCTTTCGCTGCTCCAAAACAAGGGGCACGAGCTTATCTGGCAGCCAGCGGCGGAATTGATGTCCCCCTTGTCATGGGCAGTAAATCCACATACACCAAAGGGAAAGTGGGAGGATTGAAAGGACGGCCATTGGCTAAAGGGGATGTGATTAATGGCGGAGAGGCCCCACAAGCCAAGGAAAAACTGGCCGGCCGGGGGCTTGTGAAGAGCGATATCCCAGTCTATCACAATAACCAACGGATCAGAGTGATCCTGGGGCCTGAACAAAGCGCATTTACGGAAGAAAGCATTGAAACCTTTCTTACTAAATCCTATCAGATTACCAACCAAGCCGACCGGATGGGCTACCGCCTGGCCGGACCAAAGCTCCGTCACAAGTCAGGAGCAGACATCATCTCTGATGCGGTTGCTTTAGGCACCATTCAAGTCCCTTCCAGCGGCGAGCCTATTATTTTGATGGCCGACCGCCAAACCACAGGCGGTTATACCCGTATTGCCAATGTTATCTCGGTAGATATTCCCTTTATCGCCCAGATGCGGCCGGGCGACAAAGTCCGCTTTCAAGCCGTCAGTGTCGAGGAAGCCCACCGGCTATACCGTGAGCGGGAACGCTTCTTGCGCTGCCTCAGCGTGGCCTGTGGGGTGACTAAGTAGGGAAATGACAAAACAAAACAGGGAGCTTGCACCGTCGCTCCCTGTATGGCTGGGCCCCGGCAATTGCCTGCCCAGCATACCTTTTCTTTTTCTCATTTTGACTCCTAACCGTTCCAATTCCTTGCGCAACATTTCCCGCCATTTCCGTCTTTCCCTTTTCGATGTTGCCTGCTGAACAACCCCTGGCATTGCATTCACCTCCCGTTGTGAGTATATAAGCCGCACAGGGATATGTGTACTCACCTGCAGAGGAGGTGTGTGTATTTATATTATAACATTTTCTTTATATTAAT encodes:
- a CDS encoding biotin-dependent carboxyltransferase family protein; translated protein: MFEVIKPGLYTTVQDLGRAGFQQYGMVASGAMDPFAIQVANLLVGNRRNEAALEITLVGPELRLLNDVVLAICGADLSPSLDGHQVPLWKSFLAKAGQTLSFAAPKQGARAYLAASGGIDVPLVMGSKSTYTKGKVGGLKGRPLAKGDVINGGEAPQAKEKLAGRGLVKSDIPVYHNNQRIRVILGPEQSAFTEESIETFLTKSYQITNQADRMGYRLAGPKLRHKSGADIISDAVALGTIQVPSSGEPIILMADRQTTGGYTRIANVISVDIPFIAQMRPGDKVRFQAVSVEEAHRLYRERERFLRCLSVACGVTK